A genomic stretch from Hyalangium ruber includes:
- a CDS encoding HmuY family protein: protein MRVPSSRSLPLLPCLLLAGWMAACGPDLLPDPGEPPDNEDPGEQVPQDPNVKHVDHGDGTFTTTVDATSSEVWIGLDLDQGRQADAAQDMKWDVAFQRFHIRTRGGVNGGGGVQVALLTGVDFAQVQQAPATGYVTDAEDGDDENTQPDTAFEAGENWYSYDPRTHLLTPRSQVYVLRTDEGAFFKIQIVSYYDAVGTPAMMQVRWGRVQPS from the coding sequence ATGCGTGTTCCGTCTTCTCGCTCCCTGCCCCTCCTTCCGTGTCTGCTCCTCGCGGGGTGGATGGCGGCCTGCGGCCCGGATCTTCTGCCGGACCCCGGAGAGCCCCCTGACAACGAAGATCCCGGGGAGCAGGTGCCCCAGGATCCCAACGTGAAGCACGTGGACCACGGCGACGGCACCTTCACCACCACCGTCGACGCGACGAGCAGCGAGGTGTGGATCGGCCTGGACCTGGATCAAGGCCGCCAGGCGGACGCCGCGCAGGACATGAAGTGGGATGTGGCCTTCCAGCGTTTCCACATCCGCACCCGGGGAGGCGTGAACGGCGGGGGAGGGGTCCAGGTGGCCTTGCTGACTGGCGTGGACTTCGCGCAGGTACAACAGGCGCCCGCGACGGGCTACGTCACCGACGCGGAGGACGGTGACGACGAGAACACCCAGCCCGACACCGCCTTCGAGGCGGGAGAGAACTGGTACAGCTACGACCCGAGGACGCACCTGCTCACGCCCCGCAGCCAGGTCTACGTGCTGCGCACGGACGAAGGCGCCTTCTTCAAGATCCAGATCGTCTCCTACTACGACGCGGTGGGGACTCCCGCGATGATGCAGGTCCGCTGGGGGCGGGTGCAGCCTTCCTGA
- a CDS encoding TonB-dependent receptor plug domain-containing protein: MPWRWCLLFTACAVPTWAWGEDASSPDAGVEPALQTVVTAGRSPERLEDAPVATEVITRAEIVASGVQNAAELLAAHPGLEVLSTFSGSTLRVQGLGPEYALILVDGERVNGRVGGAVDLSRLSLEDIEQVEIVKGPSSVLYGSDAVAGVVNLITRRARRPLGADIRLTYGSLQQIDVDGTGEARGEGWGVRVSGGLQRRDAYDLEPADIGTTGSSLAGFQVSARGDLNGEQRGLTSTVSYARRVQRGVDLGETGATFDRASRDDTLTVLLAPSWKLSDAMSLRAEANYTGFKRRYVLDQRNASTLDSVEDTRDQLARLGGQLDTRLGERHALVSGVEFLGEHLAADRLEGGRGRRGRASLYAQDSWTALLQPRLVLVPGARLDLDSQFGPALTPRLALRLDPLSALTLRASYGWGLRAPSFQELLLDFENPSVGYTVRGNPDLQPERSRSLSLSVEFRPAAPSLLWVSGFQHSLRDMISISLRQDAQGQNFVYTNLERASVRGGELGLRQKIPGGFTVDASYTLTDGRDRETDQPLEGQARHRFTSQVTWRFRPWGLEAWVRGALVGSRPFYPDVDGDGVADPYKAKPYVSVDARISQQLPAGLRLFVAGTNLAAAGNPEDLPILPRTFQAGISAQL, encoded by the coding sequence ATGCCGTGGCGCTGGTGTCTTCTCTTCACGGCTTGCGCCGTGCCTACGTGGGCATGGGGCGAGGACGCGTCGTCGCCGGATGCCGGCGTCGAGCCCGCCTTGCAGACGGTGGTCACCGCTGGCCGCTCGCCGGAGCGGCTGGAGGATGCGCCGGTCGCCACCGAGGTCATCACCCGGGCCGAGATCGTCGCGAGCGGGGTCCAGAACGCCGCCGAGTTGCTTGCCGCCCACCCGGGGCTGGAGGTGCTGTCCACGTTCTCGGGCTCGACCCTGCGCGTTCAGGGACTCGGTCCCGAGTACGCGTTGATCCTGGTGGATGGCGAGCGCGTCAACGGCCGGGTAGGGGGCGCGGTCGATCTGTCCCGGCTCTCGCTCGAGGACATCGAGCAGGTGGAGATCGTCAAGGGCCCGTCCTCGGTGCTCTACGGAAGCGACGCGGTGGCGGGAGTGGTGAACCTCATCACCCGCCGTGCCCGCCGGCCGCTCGGCGCCGACATCCGCCTCACCTATGGAAGTCTCCAGCAGATCGACGTGGATGGCACGGGCGAGGCTCGGGGAGAGGGCTGGGGCGTGCGGGTGAGCGGAGGGCTCCAGCGCCGCGACGCCTATGATCTGGAACCCGCGGACATCGGCACCACGGGCAGCAGCCTGGCGGGCTTCCAGGTTTCGGCGCGCGGGGACTTGAACGGCGAGCAGCGGGGGCTCACCAGCACGGTGTCCTACGCTCGCCGCGTCCAGCGGGGCGTGGACCTGGGAGAGACGGGCGCCACCTTCGATCGTGCCAGCCGGGACGACACGCTCACCGTGCTGCTGGCGCCTTCATGGAAGCTCAGCGATGCGATGTCCCTGCGCGCCGAGGCGAACTACACGGGGTTCAAGCGGCGCTACGTGCTCGACCAGCGCAACGCCTCCACGCTCGACTCGGTGGAGGACACCCGGGATCAGCTCGCGCGGCTCGGTGGACAGCTCGACACCCGGCTGGGAGAGCGGCATGCGCTCGTCTCGGGCGTGGAGTTCCTCGGAGAGCACCTGGCGGCGGACCGGCTGGAGGGAGGGCGCGGCCGGCGGGGGCGCGCGTCGCTCTACGCTCAGGACAGTTGGACGGCGCTGCTCCAGCCGCGCCTGGTCCTCGTGCCTGGAGCACGCCTCGACCTGGACTCGCAGTTCGGTCCGGCCCTGACTCCTCGGCTCGCGCTGCGGTTGGATCCGCTGTCGGCGCTCACGCTCCGGGCCAGCTATGGCTGGGGCCTGCGCGCGCCCAGCTTCCAGGAGCTGCTGCTCGACTTCGAGAACCCCTCGGTCGGCTACACGGTGCGCGGCAATCCGGACCTGCAGCCCGAGCGCTCACGCAGTCTGAGCCTGTCCGTGGAGTTCCGGCCCGCCGCGCCTTCGCTGCTGTGGGTGAGCGGCTTCCAGCACTCCCTGCGAGACATGATCAGCATCTCCCTCCGGCAGGACGCGCAGGGGCAGAACTTCGTCTACACCAACCTCGAGCGGGCGAGCGTCCGGGGTGGCGAGCTCGGGCTGCGCCAGAAGATTCCTGGCGGCTTCACCGTGGACGCGAGCTACACGCTTACCGATGGCCGGGACCGTGAGACGGATCAACCGTTGGAGGGACAGGCACGCCACCGCTTCACGAGCCAGGTGACATGGCGCTTCCGGCCCTGGGGGCTGGAGGCGTGGGTGCGCGGCGCTCTCGTGGGCTCCCGGCCCTTCTACCCGGACGTGGACGGGGATGGCGTCGCCGATCCCTACAAGGCCAAGCCGTACGTCTCCGTGGACGCGCGGATCTCCCAGCAGCTCCCGGCGGGCCTCCGCCTCTTCGTGGCGGGCACCAACCTGGCCGCGGCAGGCAACCCGGAGGACCTGCCCATCCTGCCGCGCACGTTCCAGGCCGGCATCTCCGCCCAGCTCTGA